The Phoenix dactylifera cultivar Barhee BC4 chromosome 9, palm_55x_up_171113_PBpolish2nd_filt_p, whole genome shotgun sequence genome window below encodes:
- the LOC103698408 gene encoding E3 ubiquitin-protein ligase RGLG2-like isoform X1: MGGKWSKSRSPHRYSHNYGTPPSRSTSRYSPYPGNNLQPRTVERVQRKYTKIGDDYHSLDQVTEALSQAGLESSNLIVGIDFTKSNEWTGRVSFNRRCLHDIGHTPNPYEQALSIIGRTLSAFDEDNLIPCFGFGDASTHDQEVFSFYPENRPCNGFEEALQRYKELVPHLRLAGPTSFAPIIETAIGIVDNSGGQYHVLLIIADGQVTRSVDTIHGQLSSQERDTMNAIVKASDYPLSIVLVGVGDGPWDMMREFDDNIPSRAFDNFQFVNFTEIMSRNISNSRKETEFALAALMEIPSQYKATIDLQLLGKRRGTPEMTSLPPPIKSHGSAYSNPKYSHSSSSEQGAGVHKRAPAIPSESSLEEKQVNKLIYILVHMLSADLLFYKACDEQITSKLLSLLYWICPICLWQAKNLAFGCGHQTCHKCGESLQVCPICQSQIATRIRLY; encoded by the exons ATGGGAGGAAAATGGTCGAAATCTAGGAGCCCCCATCGTTATTCACATAATTATGGGACTCCGCCTTCACGAAGCACTTCGAGGTACTCTCCTTACCCAGGGAATAATCTACAGCCTAGAACAGTAGAGAGGGTGCAGAGAAAGTATACAAAAATAGGTGATGATTACCACTCGCTTGACCAG GTAACAGAAGCTCTTTCACAAGCTGGTCTTGAATCTTCAAATCTGATTGTGGGAATTGATTTTACAAAGAGCAACGAATGGACAG GCAGAGTTTCTTTCAACCGCCGATGTTTGCATGACATTGGGCATACTCCAAACCCATATGAGCAGGCATTATCAATTATTGGAAGAACTCTATCTGCTTTTGATGAGGATAATCTTATTCCTTGCTTTGGATTCGGAGATG CATCCACACATGATCAGGAGGTATTCAGTTTTTATCCAGAGAACCGACCATGTAATGGCTTTGAGGAAGCACTACAAAGATATAAAGAATTAGTTCCACATCTTCGATTAGCTG GACCAACATCCTTTGCACCAATAATTGAAACAGCCATCGGCATTGTAGATAATAGTGGTGGCCAATATCATGTTCTTCTTATAATAGCAGATGGACAG GTAACACGCAGTGTTGACACAATTCACGGCCAGCTGAGTTCACAAGAGCGAGATACTATGAATGCCATAGTCAAAGCTAG TGATTACCCGCTGTCAATAGTTCTAGTTGGAGTTGGTGATGGACCATGGGACATGATGAGAGAATTTGATGATAATATACCTTCACGAGCATTTGATAATTTCCAG TTTGTGAACTTTACAGAGATcatgtctagaaatatttccaaCAGCAGAAAGGAGACAGAGTTCGCGCTTGCAGCATTGATGGAAATCCCATCACAATATAAAGCAACAATAGACCTTCAACTTTTGGG TAAACGAAGAGGAACACCGGAAATGACTTCTCTCCCTCCACCAATTAAAAGTCATGGTTCAGCATATTCAAATCCAAAATACTCGCACTCAAGCAGCTCGGAGCAAGGTGCTGGAGTTCATAAAAGGGCGCCAGCCATTCCATCGGAGAGTTCTCTAGAAGAGAAACAAGTAAATAAATTGATTTACATTTTGGTCCATATGCTGAGTGCTGACCTGTTATTTTATAAGGCTTGTGATGAGCAGATCACTTCAAAACTTCTGAGTTTGCTGTATTGG ATTTGTCCCATTTGCTTGTGGCAAGCTAAGAATCTCGCATTTGGGTGTGGGCATCAG aCTTGCCATAAGTGTGGAGAAAGCTTGCAGGTCTGCCCAATTTGCCAGAGCCAGATAGCAACTAGAATCAGACTTTACTGA
- the LOC103698408 gene encoding E3 ubiquitin-protein ligase RGLG2-like isoform X4 yields MGGKWSKSRSPHRYSHNYGTPPSRSTSRYSPYPGNNLQPRTVERVQRKYTKIGDDYHSLDQVTEALSQAGLESSNLIVGIDFTKSNEWTGRVSFNRRCLHDIGHTPNPYEQALSIIGRTLSAFDEDNLIPCFGFGDASTHDQEVFSFYPENRPCNGFEEALQRYKELVPHLRLAGPTSFAPIIETAIGIVDNSGGQYHVLLIIADGQFVNFTEIMSRNISNSRKETEFALAALMEIPSQYKATIDLQLLGKRRGTPEMTSLPPPIKSHGSAYSNPKYSHSSSSEQGAGVHKRAPAIPSESSLEEKQVNKLIYILVHMLSADLLFYKACDEQITSKLLSLLYWICPICLWQAKNLAFGCGHQTCHKCGESLQVCPICQSQIATRIRLY; encoded by the exons ATGGGAGGAAAATGGTCGAAATCTAGGAGCCCCCATCGTTATTCACATAATTATGGGACTCCGCCTTCACGAAGCACTTCGAGGTACTCTCCTTACCCAGGGAATAATCTACAGCCTAGAACAGTAGAGAGGGTGCAGAGAAAGTATACAAAAATAGGTGATGATTACCACTCGCTTGACCAG GTAACAGAAGCTCTTTCACAAGCTGGTCTTGAATCTTCAAATCTGATTGTGGGAATTGATTTTACAAAGAGCAACGAATGGACAG GCAGAGTTTCTTTCAACCGCCGATGTTTGCATGACATTGGGCATACTCCAAACCCATATGAGCAGGCATTATCAATTATTGGAAGAACTCTATCTGCTTTTGATGAGGATAATCTTATTCCTTGCTTTGGATTCGGAGATG CATCCACACATGATCAGGAGGTATTCAGTTTTTATCCAGAGAACCGACCATGTAATGGCTTTGAGGAAGCACTACAAAGATATAAAGAATTAGTTCCACATCTTCGATTAGCTG GACCAACATCCTTTGCACCAATAATTGAAACAGCCATCGGCATTGTAGATAATAGTGGTGGCCAATATCATGTTCTTCTTATAATAGCAGATGGACAG TTTGTGAACTTTACAGAGATcatgtctagaaatatttccaaCAGCAGAAAGGAGACAGAGTTCGCGCTTGCAGCATTGATGGAAATCCCATCACAATATAAAGCAACAATAGACCTTCAACTTTTGGG TAAACGAAGAGGAACACCGGAAATGACTTCTCTCCCTCCACCAATTAAAAGTCATGGTTCAGCATATTCAAATCCAAAATACTCGCACTCAAGCAGCTCGGAGCAAGGTGCTGGAGTTCATAAAAGGGCGCCAGCCATTCCATCGGAGAGTTCTCTAGAAGAGAAACAAGTAAATAAATTGATTTACATTTTGGTCCATATGCTGAGTGCTGACCTGTTATTTTATAAGGCTTGTGATGAGCAGATCACTTCAAAACTTCTGAGTTTGCTGTATTGG ATTTGTCCCATTTGCTTGTGGCAAGCTAAGAATCTCGCATTTGGGTGTGGGCATCAG aCTTGCCATAAGTGTGGAGAAAGCTTGCAGGTCTGCCCAATTTGCCAGAGCCAGATAGCAACTAGAATCAGACTTTACTGA
- the LOC103698408 gene encoding E3 ubiquitin-protein ligase RGLG2-like isoform X3: MGGKWSKSRSPHRYSHNYGTPPSRSTSRYSPYPGNNLQPRTVERVQRKYTKIGDDYHSLDQVTEALSQAGLESSNLIVGIDFTKSNEWTASTHDQEVFSFYPENRPCNGFEEALQRYKELVPHLRLAGPTSFAPIIETAIGIVDNSGGQYHVLLIIADGQVTRSVDTIHGQLSSQERDTMNAIVKASDYPLSIVLVGVGDGPWDMMREFDDNIPSRAFDNFQFVNFTEIMSRNISNSRKETEFALAALMEIPSQYKATIDLQLLGKRRGTPEMTSLPPPIKSHGSAYSNPKYSHSSSSEQGAGVHKRAPAIPSESSLEEKQVNKLIYILVHMLSADLLFYKACDEQITSKLLSLLYWICPICLWQAKNLAFGCGHQTCHKCGESLQVCPICQSQIATRIRLY, translated from the exons ATGGGAGGAAAATGGTCGAAATCTAGGAGCCCCCATCGTTATTCACATAATTATGGGACTCCGCCTTCACGAAGCACTTCGAGGTACTCTCCTTACCCAGGGAATAATCTACAGCCTAGAACAGTAGAGAGGGTGCAGAGAAAGTATACAAAAATAGGTGATGATTACCACTCGCTTGACCAG GTAACAGAAGCTCTTTCACAAGCTGGTCTTGAATCTTCAAATCTGATTGTGGGAATTGATTTTACAAAGAGCAACGAATGGACAG CATCCACACATGATCAGGAGGTATTCAGTTTTTATCCAGAGAACCGACCATGTAATGGCTTTGAGGAAGCACTACAAAGATATAAAGAATTAGTTCCACATCTTCGATTAGCTG GACCAACATCCTTTGCACCAATAATTGAAACAGCCATCGGCATTGTAGATAATAGTGGTGGCCAATATCATGTTCTTCTTATAATAGCAGATGGACAG GTAACACGCAGTGTTGACACAATTCACGGCCAGCTGAGTTCACAAGAGCGAGATACTATGAATGCCATAGTCAAAGCTAG TGATTACCCGCTGTCAATAGTTCTAGTTGGAGTTGGTGATGGACCATGGGACATGATGAGAGAATTTGATGATAATATACCTTCACGAGCATTTGATAATTTCCAG TTTGTGAACTTTACAGAGATcatgtctagaaatatttccaaCAGCAGAAAGGAGACAGAGTTCGCGCTTGCAGCATTGATGGAAATCCCATCACAATATAAAGCAACAATAGACCTTCAACTTTTGGG TAAACGAAGAGGAACACCGGAAATGACTTCTCTCCCTCCACCAATTAAAAGTCATGGTTCAGCATATTCAAATCCAAAATACTCGCACTCAAGCAGCTCGGAGCAAGGTGCTGGAGTTCATAAAAGGGCGCCAGCCATTCCATCGGAGAGTTCTCTAGAAGAGAAACAAGTAAATAAATTGATTTACATTTTGGTCCATATGCTGAGTGCTGACCTGTTATTTTATAAGGCTTGTGATGAGCAGATCACTTCAAAACTTCTGAGTTTGCTGTATTGG ATTTGTCCCATTTGCTTGTGGCAAGCTAAGAATCTCGCATTTGGGTGTGGGCATCAG aCTTGCCATAAGTGTGGAGAAAGCTTGCAGGTCTGCCCAATTTGCCAGAGCCAGATAGCAACTAGAATCAGACTTTACTGA
- the LOC103698408 gene encoding E3 ubiquitin-protein ligase RGLG2-like isoform X2, translated as MGGKWSKSRSPHRYSHNYGTPPSRSTSRYSPYPGNNLQPRTVERVQRKYTKIGDDYHSLDQVTEALSQAGLESSNLIVGIDFTKSNEWTGRVSFNRRCLHDIGHTPNPYEQALSIIGRTLSAFDEDNLIPCFGFGDASTHDQEVFSFYPENRPCNGFEEALQRYKELVPHLRLAGPTSFAPIIETAIGIVDNSGGQYHVLLIIADGQVTRSVDTIHGQLSSQERDTMNAIVKASDYPLSIVLVGVGDGPWDMMREFDDNIPSRAFDNFQFVNFTEIMSRNISNSRKETEFALAALMEIPSQYKATIDLQLLGKRRGTPEMTSLPPPIKSHGSAYSNPKYSHSSSSEQGAGVHKRAPAIPSESSLEEKQICPICLWQAKNLAFGCGHQTCHKCGESLQVCPICQSQIATRIRLY; from the exons ATGGGAGGAAAATGGTCGAAATCTAGGAGCCCCCATCGTTATTCACATAATTATGGGACTCCGCCTTCACGAAGCACTTCGAGGTACTCTCCTTACCCAGGGAATAATCTACAGCCTAGAACAGTAGAGAGGGTGCAGAGAAAGTATACAAAAATAGGTGATGATTACCACTCGCTTGACCAG GTAACAGAAGCTCTTTCACAAGCTGGTCTTGAATCTTCAAATCTGATTGTGGGAATTGATTTTACAAAGAGCAACGAATGGACAG GCAGAGTTTCTTTCAACCGCCGATGTTTGCATGACATTGGGCATACTCCAAACCCATATGAGCAGGCATTATCAATTATTGGAAGAACTCTATCTGCTTTTGATGAGGATAATCTTATTCCTTGCTTTGGATTCGGAGATG CATCCACACATGATCAGGAGGTATTCAGTTTTTATCCAGAGAACCGACCATGTAATGGCTTTGAGGAAGCACTACAAAGATATAAAGAATTAGTTCCACATCTTCGATTAGCTG GACCAACATCCTTTGCACCAATAATTGAAACAGCCATCGGCATTGTAGATAATAGTGGTGGCCAATATCATGTTCTTCTTATAATAGCAGATGGACAG GTAACACGCAGTGTTGACACAATTCACGGCCAGCTGAGTTCACAAGAGCGAGATACTATGAATGCCATAGTCAAAGCTAG TGATTACCCGCTGTCAATAGTTCTAGTTGGAGTTGGTGATGGACCATGGGACATGATGAGAGAATTTGATGATAATATACCTTCACGAGCATTTGATAATTTCCAG TTTGTGAACTTTACAGAGATcatgtctagaaatatttccaaCAGCAGAAAGGAGACAGAGTTCGCGCTTGCAGCATTGATGGAAATCCCATCACAATATAAAGCAACAATAGACCTTCAACTTTTGGG TAAACGAAGAGGAACACCGGAAATGACTTCTCTCCCTCCACCAATTAAAAGTCATGGTTCAGCATATTCAAATCCAAAATACTCGCACTCAAGCAGCTCGGAGCAAGGTGCTGGAGTTCATAAAAGGGCGCCAGCCATTCCATCGGAGAGTTCTCTAGAAGAGAAACAA ATTTGTCCCATTTGCTTGTGGCAAGCTAAGAATCTCGCATTTGGGTGTGGGCATCAG aCTTGCCATAAGTGTGGAGAAAGCTTGCAGGTCTGCCCAATTTGCCAGAGCCAGATAGCAACTAGAATCAGACTTTACTGA